A genomic window from Vicinamibacterales bacterium includes:
- a CDS encoding carboxyl transferase domain-containing protein encodes MDPVRHLEDLERRAELGGGEARLRKQHESGKLTARERIDLLFDPGTFEETDKLVTHRCRDFGMDDAPAIPGDGVITGAGRIDGRPVYAFAQDFTVFGGSLSETNAAKIVKTMDLAMKMGAPIVGLNDSGGARIQEGVLSLGGYADIFLRNTLASGVVPQISAIMGPCAGGAVYSPAITDFNVMVDGTSYMFVTGPDVIKTVTHEEVTKDQLGGAMTHNATSGVAHFAVPDDRACLRLIRELLSYLPGNNLDEPPRLETTDPSDREDEALDRLVPASPNQPYDMLDLIHAVADEGAFLEVHRHYAKNIIVGFARLGGRPAGIVANQPAHLAGTLDIDASVKAARFVRFCDAFNIPLVTFEDVPGFLPGTVQEFGGIIRHGAKLLYAFAEATVPKLTVITRKAYGGAYCVMSSKHIRTDVNFAWPGAEIAVMGPEGAVNILYKRELEKAADPAAARAERIAEFREKFANPYVAAARGFVDEVIRPRQTRAKLIAALARLETKRDRNPPKKHGNIPL; translated from the coding sequence GTGGATCCGGTCAGGCATCTCGAGGACCTCGAGCGCCGCGCGGAGCTTGGCGGCGGTGAGGCGCGGCTCCGCAAGCAGCACGAATCAGGCAAGCTGACGGCGCGCGAGCGGATCGATCTGCTGTTCGATCCCGGCACGTTCGAGGAAACCGACAAGCTGGTCACGCACCGCTGCCGCGACTTCGGCATGGACGATGCGCCGGCCATTCCCGGCGACGGCGTGATCACCGGGGCGGGACGGATCGACGGCCGGCCGGTCTACGCCTTCGCGCAGGACTTCACGGTGTTCGGCGGGTCGCTCTCCGAGACCAACGCCGCGAAGATCGTGAAGACGATGGATCTCGCGATGAAGATGGGGGCGCCGATCGTCGGGCTGAACGATTCCGGCGGGGCGCGCATCCAGGAGGGGGTGCTGTCGCTCGGCGGCTATGCCGACATCTTCCTGCGCAACACGCTGGCGTCCGGCGTGGTGCCGCAGATCTCCGCGATCATGGGGCCGTGCGCCGGCGGCGCGGTCTATTCGCCGGCGATCACCGACTTCAACGTCATGGTCGACGGCACGAGCTACATGTTCGTGACCGGGCCGGACGTGATCAAGACGGTGACGCACGAAGAGGTGACCAAGGATCAGCTCGGCGGCGCGATGACCCACAACGCGACCAGCGGCGTGGCGCATTTCGCCGTGCCGGACGACCGCGCCTGTCTGCGGCTGATCCGCGAGCTGCTGTCGTACCTGCCGGGCAACAACCTCGACGAGCCGCCGCGGCTCGAGACCACCGACCCGAGCGATCGCGAAGACGAGGCGCTCGACCGGCTCGTGCCCGCCTCGCCGAACCAGCCCTACGACATGCTCGACCTGATTCACGCCGTCGCCGACGAGGGGGCGTTCCTCGAGGTGCACCGGCACTACGCGAAGAACATCATCGTCGGCTTTGCCCGGCTGGGCGGCCGGCCGGCGGGGATCGTCGCCAATCAGCCGGCGCATCTCGCCGGCACGCTCGACATCGACGCGTCGGTCAAGGCGGCCCGTTTCGTGCGGTTCTGCGACGCGTTCAACATCCCGCTGGTGACCTTCGAGGACGTGCCCGGCTTCCTGCCCGGGACGGTGCAGGAGTTCGGCGGCATCATCCGCCACGGCGCGAAGCTGCTCTACGCATTCGCCGAGGCCACGGTGCCGAAGCTGACGGTCATCACGCGCAAGGCCTACGGCGGCGCGTACTGCGTGATGTCCAGCAAGCACATTCGCACGGACGTGAACTTCGCCTGGCCCGGCGCCGAGATCGCGGTGATGGGGCCCGAGGGCGCGGTCAACATCCTCTACAAGCGCGAGCTCGAGAAAGCCGCCGATCCCGCCGCCGCGCGGGCCGAGCGCATCGCGGAGTTCCGGGAGAAGTTCGCCAACCCGTACGTGGCCGCGGCGCGCGGCTTCGTCGACGAAGTGATCCGCCCGCGCCAGACCCGCGCGAAGCTGATCGCCGCCCTCGCCCGCCTCGAAACCAAGCGCGATCGCAACCCCCCGAAGAAACACGGGAACATTCCGCTGTAA
- a CDS encoding acetyl-CoA carboxylase biotin carboxylase subunit, with protein MKVLVANRGEIAVRVIRACRELGIPTVAVYSDCDRGARHVRDADQAVHIGASQAAESYLNIAKLIDAAQQTGADAVHPGYGFLAENAAFARACAAAGLAFIGPGAEAIRLMGSKTGAREIAVRAGVPVVPGTDAPLAASAPDAEILDAGARVGYPLMVKAVAGGGGKGMRVVESADALLNAVRTARSEAGSAFGDTAVYFERRITNPRHVEIQLLADHHGTVIPFVERECSIQRRHQKVVEESPSTAVSAELRRRIAGAAAAVARAAGYTNAGTIEFLLDAGGSFYFLEMNTRLQVEHPVTEMVTSIDLVHWQIRIARGEPLTLDPERALTPHGHAIECRIYAEDPDQGFMPSPGLVRGIRPASGPGIRDDGGVLPGFTVPVFYDSMIAKLIAWAETRGEAIARMTRALEEYEVLGIRTTIPFFLWLMRQPDFQAARFDTMYLDRLLASRRGESFSTFDEQDERHITIAAALDAMFRSSAGVNGSGASGLPPRSAWTAVARREALRG; from the coding sequence GTGAAGGTGCTCGTCGCCAATCGGGGGGAGATCGCTGTACGCGTGATCCGCGCCTGCCGCGAGCTCGGCATCCCGACCGTCGCCGTCTACTCCGACTGCGATCGCGGTGCGCGGCACGTGCGCGACGCGGATCAGGCCGTGCACATCGGCGCCAGCCAGGCGGCCGAGAGCTATCTGAACATCGCGAAACTGATCGACGCCGCGCAGCAGACCGGCGCCGACGCCGTGCACCCGGGCTACGGCTTCCTCGCCGAGAACGCCGCGTTCGCGCGCGCGTGCGCTGCCGCGGGACTCGCCTTCATCGGTCCGGGCGCCGAGGCGATCAGGCTGATGGGCAGCAAGACCGGTGCGCGCGAGATCGCAGTCCGCGCCGGGGTCCCCGTCGTCCCGGGGACGGATGCGCCGCTCGCCGCCTCGGCGCCGGACGCGGAGATTCTCGATGCCGGCGCGCGCGTCGGCTATCCGTTGATGGTGAAGGCGGTCGCGGGCGGCGGCGGCAAGGGAATGCGCGTCGTCGAATCCGCGGATGCGCTGCTCAACGCGGTGCGCACGGCGAGATCGGAAGCGGGATCGGCGTTCGGCGATACCGCCGTCTACTTCGAACGGCGCATCACCAACCCGCGCCACGTCGAGATTCAGCTGCTGGCGGATCACCACGGCACCGTCATCCCGTTCGTCGAGCGCGAGTGTTCGATTCAGCGCCGGCACCAGAAGGTGGTCGAGGAATCGCCGTCGACGGCCGTGAGCGCGGAGCTCCGCCGGCGGATTGCCGGCGCCGCCGCGGCGGTCGCCCGGGCCGCGGGCTATACCAACGCCGGCACCATCGAGTTTCTCCTCGACGCCGGCGGGTCGTTCTACTTTCTCGAGATGAACACCCGGCTGCAGGTGGAACATCCGGTGACCGAAATGGTCACCAGCATCGATCTCGTGCACTGGCAGATCCGGATCGCGCGCGGCGAGCCGCTGACGCTCGACCCCGAGCGGGCGCTCACGCCGCACGGACACGCGATCGAGTGCCGCATCTACGCCGAGGATCCCGATCAGGGCTTCATGCCGTCGCCCGGACTGGTGCGGGGCATCCGGCCGGCAAGCGGACCCGGCATCCGCGACGACGGCGGCGTGCTGCCGGGCTTCACCGTTCCGGTCTTCTACGACTCGATGATCGCGAAGCTGATCGCCTGGGCGGAGACCCGCGGCGAAGCGATCGCCCGGATGACGCGCGCGCTCGAGGAGTACGAGGTGCTCGGCATCAGGACGACGATCCCGTTCTTTTTGTGGCTCATGCGCCAGCCGGATTTCCAGGCGGCGCGGTTCGACACGATGTACCTCGACCGGCTGCTCGCGTCGCGGCGCGGCGAATCGTTCAGCACGTTCGACGAGCAGGACGAGCGGCACATCACCATCGCCGCCGCGCTCGACGCGATGTTCAGATCGAGCGCCGGCGTCAACGGGAGCGGCGCGTCGGGCCTGCCGCCCAGGAGCGCCTGGACGGCGGTGGCACGGCGGGAAGCGTTGCGTGGCTAG
- a CDS encoding biotin/lipoyl-containing protein, whose product MTFEVELNGRTRSVSIERAGSHDRFRVTVDGVATLVDAQRNGDFGLSLLFPDGAHAGARVALAPGSAPGELLAYLRGRSAAVVVNGRRTGRGGAESGGGAQGEQKIVAPMPGRVVRVLVAPGDEVQVRQPVVVVEAMKMENELRSPKTGRVKDVAVPAGASVEAGRVLMVIE is encoded by the coding sequence ATGACATTCGAGGTCGAGCTGAACGGGCGGACACGTTCGGTGTCCATCGAGCGCGCCGGCAGCCACGACCGTTTCCGCGTCACGGTGGACGGCGTGGCCACGCTCGTCGACGCGCAGCGCAACGGCGACTTCGGCCTGTCGCTGCTGTTTCCCGACGGCGCCCACGCCGGGGCCCGCGTGGCGCTGGCGCCCGGCAGCGCGCCGGGCGAGCTGCTCGCGTATCTGCGCGGCCGCAGCGCGGCGGTGGTGGTCAACGGACGCCGCACCGGCCGCGGCGGCGCCGAGAGCGGCGGCGGCGCTCAGGGAGAGCAGAAGATCGTCGCGCCGATGCCGGGGCGCGTCGTCCGCGTGCTGGTCGCGCCGGGCGATGAGGTGCAGGTCCGTCAGCCGGTCGTGGTGGTCGAAGCGATGAAGATGGAGAACGAGCTCCGATCGCCCAAGACCGGACGCGTCAAGGACGTCGCGGTGCCCGCCGGCGCCTCGGTAGAGGCCGGACGGGTGCTCATGGTGATCGAGTGA
- a CDS encoding translocation/assembly module TamB domain-containing protein, with translation MIDPQQPTPAPDPPLSDSAAPPAPAAPAGRRRRRHPMLRAFGVLVAIAAALIVSGLVIDLGPVLRKRAEDAGSKYLERPMRIGKLGIHLGRGAFVVEDLVIEGLQPTDRPFLKAKRIFVNLPWWTIFSHELIVQDVDMADWEMLVEQFPGKHNFPRVTPKPKEKKGEPIWKFTTTVRSVIARKGRFIYDDHTVPWQVVCNNLNVSVFKGLDAYRGTAQFSNGTIRIQSYEQFRADMQTRFKIDGGRIVLEDINLDSTGADTRVTGFVDLRNWPEMVYNVKSRIDFPVQKGIYFKTMNFDVSGQGDFEGTFRFFKTPRGTGRELKGTFTSAQAGVNAWRFPDVRGSLLWNNSGFRVTDVTTGLYGGRAKFDYLMEPLGRPGQPTQVVWDAKYTDVDLARLTDFLEMKGLRLAGRASGSNRLEWPLGKFAQKHGRGEVIAAMPAGAAPMTRQIDAERIATVDPLPPEQGPFNKQLPLEYLPIAGRISYRLDPEWIAIAPDSWAATEKTYVEFQGRTAWAQRSNLPFHVTSLDWQESDRVLAGIMTAFGAPTGLIEIGGRGEFDGTMYGAFSRPRIEGRFTGDRMRAWDTTWGRATADLVIENSYVTITNSTIEDAGSRIETQGKFSLGFPRKDLGEEINATIKLTRRPLKDLRHAFELDDYPAEGLTSGEFHVYGNYLGPNGVGRLLIEKGTAYGETFDTATANLRFEGTGVRMDAIDIAKSTGRVTGAAWVAWDGNYSFSASGAKIPVESLVTVAFPRAPLSGVLQFDASGVGTFEAPRYDVKLEVADLFAGDEGIGQVRGRLALRGDMLTMEMDASSKRLSVNGSGRLALTPEMDADMTLRFFDTSLDPYVRFFAPTMSPYTTAVADGSIRVVGELADVDHLLVEATVDRLQLKLFDYPAANDGPIQLALNQHVAEVKRFRLVGEGTALELSGNVGLHDNRIALDASGDANLGILQAFYREIRSDGNASLSAQVRGPLDNPVFAGNATIANGRIRYFSLPHSLQAINGRLDFDAQGIRIVDAMAQLGGGPVRFAGRIGMNGYRLGAIDLTASGEQMNLRYPEGFRSVLDAALTLRGVPSALVLGGTVTVRDGVYTKRFEPNVDIFSLASGSAGLATGGTEATGFPLRYDIRVIAPGTLRLDNNLTRMVARADLTLNGTYDNPILFGRADIDRGEINFEGNRYRVTRGTIDFLNPARLDPFFDIEAEARIRVASAAETYRVTLAVSGTLDGRLNLELNSDPPLPTVNIIALVFGQTTDLQNPELQALRPQAATQSEEQLLKAGLLRVLAGGITGTVGRAVEQTLGVDTVQISPSLGTETDPLSPTARLIVGTRLSNRAYLTFSRSVGTSTTRTEQIIVLEYDQSDRLSWVLTQQNGANRFAIDFRVRRTF, from the coding sequence GTGATCGATCCGCAGCAGCCGACGCCGGCGCCGGACCCGCCGTTGTCAGATTCGGCGGCGCCCCCGGCTCCCGCCGCGCCCGCGGGCCGGCGCCGCCGGCGCCACCCGATGCTGCGCGCGTTCGGGGTGCTGGTGGCGATCGCCGCCGCGCTGATCGTCTCCGGGCTGGTGATCGATCTCGGTCCGGTGCTGCGCAAGCGCGCCGAAGACGCCGGCTCGAAATACCTCGAACGGCCGATGCGGATCGGGAAGCTCGGCATCCATCTCGGGCGCGGCGCGTTCGTCGTCGAGGATCTCGTCATCGAGGGGCTGCAGCCGACGGACCGCCCGTTCCTGAAGGCCAAGCGGATCTTCGTGAATCTGCCGTGGTGGACGATCTTCAGCCACGAGCTGATCGTCCAGGACGTCGACATGGCGGACTGGGAGATGCTGGTCGAGCAGTTCCCCGGCAAGCACAACTTTCCGCGCGTGACGCCGAAACCGAAGGAGAAGAAGGGGGAGCCGATCTGGAAGTTCACCACCACGGTGCGATCGGTGATCGCCCGCAAGGGCCGCTTCATCTACGACGATCACACGGTGCCGTGGCAGGTCGTCTGCAACAACCTGAACGTCAGCGTGTTCAAGGGGCTGGACGCGTATCGCGGCACGGCGCAGTTCAGCAACGGGACGATCAGGATCCAGTCGTACGAGCAGTTCCGCGCCGACATGCAGACGCGGTTCAAGATCGACGGCGGGCGCATCGTGCTCGAGGACATCAATCTCGACAGCACCGGCGCGGACACGCGCGTCACCGGCTTCGTCGATCTCCGCAACTGGCCGGAGATGGTCTACAACGTGAAGTCGCGGATCGACTTCCCGGTCCAGAAGGGAATCTACTTCAAGACCATGAACTTCGACGTCTCCGGCCAGGGGGACTTCGAAGGCACCTTCCGCTTCTTCAAGACGCCGCGCGGCACCGGCCGCGAACTGAAGGGGACGTTCACGAGCGCGCAGGCCGGCGTGAACGCCTGGCGCTTTCCCGACGTCCGCGGCTCGCTGCTGTGGAACAACAGCGGCTTCCGCGTCACCGACGTGACCACCGGGCTCTACGGCGGCCGGGCGAAGTTCGACTACCTGATGGAGCCGCTCGGCCGGCCGGGCCAGCCGACGCAGGTGGTGTGGGACGCGAAGTACACCGACGTGGATCTCGCGCGGCTCACCGACTTCCTCGAGATGAAAGGCCTGCGCCTCGCCGGACGCGCCAGCGGCAGCAACCGGCTCGAGTGGCCGCTCGGCAAGTTCGCGCAGAAGCACGGCAGGGGTGAAGTGATTGCGGCGATGCCCGCCGGCGCGGCGCCGATGACCCGGCAGATCGATGCCGAGAGAATCGCCACGGTCGATCCGCTTCCGCCCGAACAGGGGCCGTTCAACAAACAGCTGCCGCTCGAGTACCTGCCGATCGCCGGGCGGATCTCGTACAGGCTCGATCCCGAGTGGATTGCGATCGCTCCGGACTCGTGGGCGGCTACCGAAAAGACCTACGTGGAGTTCCAGGGGCGCACGGCGTGGGCGCAGCGATCCAACCTGCCGTTCCACGTCACCAGCCTCGACTGGCAGGAGAGCGACCGCGTGCTGGCGGGGATCATGACCGCGTTCGGCGCGCCGACCGGCCTGATCGAGATCGGCGGCCGCGGGGAGTTCGACGGGACGATGTACGGCGCGTTCTCGCGGCCGCGCATCGAGGGACGCTTCACCGGCGACCGGATGCGGGCCTGGGACACGACGTGGGGGCGCGCCACCGCCGATCTCGTGATCGAGAACAGCTACGTCACCATCACGAACAGCACGATCGAGGACGCCGGCTCGCGCATCGAGACCCAGGGAAAATTCTCCCTCGGTTTCCCGCGCAAGGATCTCGGCGAAGAGATCAACGCCACGATCAAGCTCACGCGGCGTCCGCTCAAGGATCTGCGGCACGCGTTCGAGCTGGACGACTATCCGGCCGAAGGGCTGACGTCCGGGGAGTTCCACGTCTATGGCAACTACCTCGGTCCGAACGGCGTCGGCCGCCTGCTGATCGAAAAGGGGACCGCGTACGGCGAGACCTTCGACACCGCCACCGCGAACCTCCGCTTCGAGGGAACCGGCGTCCGCATGGATGCGATCGACATCGCCAAGAGCACCGGCAGGGTCACCGGCGCCGCCTGGGTGGCGTGGGACGGCAACTATTCGTTCTCGGCGAGCGGCGCGAAGATTCCGGTGGAGTCGCTGGTCACCGTCGCGTTCCCGCGCGCGCCGCTGTCCGGCGTGCTGCAGTTCGACGCCAGCGGCGTCGGCACCTTCGAGGCGCCGCGCTACGACGTCAAGCTCGAGGTCGCCGACCTGTTCGCGGGGGACGAGGGCATCGGCCAGGTCCGGGGACGCCTCGCGCTGCGCGGCGACATGCTGACGATGGAGATGGACGCTTCGTCGAAGCGTCTGTCGGTGAACGGCTCCGGGCGGCTGGCGCTCACGCCCGAGATGGACGCGGACATGACGCTCCGTTTCTTCGACACCTCGCTCGATCCGTACGTCCGCTTCTTCGCCCCGACGATGTCGCCGTACACCACCGCGGTGGCGGACGGCTCCATCCGGGTGGTCGGCGAGCTGGCGGACGTCGATCATCTGCTGGTCGAGGCGACGGTCGACAGGCTGCAGCTCAAGCTCTTCGACTATCCCGCCGCGAACGATGGGCCGATCCAGCTCGCGCTGAATCAGCACGTGGCGGAAGTGAAGCGGTTCCGGCTGGTGGGGGAGGGGACGGCGCTGGAATTGAGCGGCAACGTCGGGCTGCACGACAACCGCATCGCGCTCGACGCGTCCGGCGACGCGAACCTCGGCATCCTGCAGGCGTTCTACCGCGAGATCCGCAGCGACGGCAATGCGTCGCTCTCCGCGCAGGTGCGCGGACCGCTGGACAACCCGGTGTTCGCCGGCAACGCCACGATCGCCAACGGCCGCATCCGCTACTTCTCGCTGCCGCACAGCCTGCAGGCGATCAACGGACGGCTCGACTTCGACGCGCAGGGCATCCGCATCGTCGACGCGATGGCGCAGCTCGGCGGCGGCCCGGTGAGATTCGCGGGGCGCATCGGCATGAACGGCTACCGGCTCGGCGCCATCGATCTGACGGCGAGCGGCGAGCAGATGAACCTGCGCTATCCCGAAGGGTTCCGCTCGGTGCTCGACGCGGCGCTGACGCTGCGCGGCGTGCCGTCGGCGCTGGTGCTCGGCGGGACGGTGACGGTCCGCGACGGCGTCTACACGAAACGCTTCGAGCCGAACGTCGACATCTTCTCGCTGGCGTCCGGCAGCGCCGGTCTGGCGACCGGCGGGACGGAAGCCACCGGCTTTCCGCTCCGCTACGACATCCGCGTGATCGCGCCCGGGACGCTGCGTCTGGACAACAACCTGACGCGCATGGTGGCGCGCGCCGACCTGACGCTCAACGGCACCTACGACAATCCGATTCTCTTCGGCCGCGCCGACATCGACCGCGGCGAGATCAACTTCGAAGGCAACCGCTATCGCGTCACCCGCGGGACGATCGACTTCCTCAACCCCGCGCGCCTGGACCCGTTCTTCGACATCGAGGCCGAGGCGCGGATCCGCGTCGCATCTGCCGCCGAGACCTACCGGGTCACGCTCGCCGTCTCGGGCACGCTGGACGGCCGCCTCAACCTCGAGCTGAACTCCGACCCGCCGCTGCCGACGGTCAACATCATTGCCCTGGTATTCGGCCAGACGACGGACCTGCAGAATCCCGAGCTGCAGGCGCTGCGGCCCCAGGCGGCGACGCAGTCGGAAGAACAGCTGCTGAAGGCGGGGCTGCTGCGCGTCCTGGCGGGCGGCATCACGGGGACGGTGGGCCGCGCGGTAGAGCAGACGCTGGGCGTCGATACCGTGCAGATCTCGCCGAGCCTCGGCACCGAAACCGATCCGCTGTCGCCGACGGCGCGGCTGATCGTCGGCACCCGCCTGTCGAACCGCGCGTACCTGACGTTCTCCCGATCGGTGGGGACGTCGACCACCCGGACCGAGCAGATCATCGTGCTGGAGTACGACCAGTCCGATCGTCTCAGCTGGGTGCTGACGCAGCAGAACGGCGCCAACCGGTTTGCCATCGACTTCCGCGTGCGGAGAACCTTCTAA
- a CDS encoding POTRA domain-containing protein — protein sequence MPAVRRTLVVLVLMLSGAIGAPGTLAAQVAVAASAYVGENVTAVTVTVEGRPTIEPGLLGGIQTAVGRPLAMADVRETITHLFSLGRFADVQVEADRAATGGIALRFELKPIHTVTRVEFRGELGLGESALRGHMSERFGAAPPLTRAADVAAALTQLYADRGYLSASVTPAPPVIQHDPDRATLVFDIASGPRTTIARSTVTGHPLSSAADIQSRLQIRPGQPYQPGELRERLESLLTSMRRRSYYEATASVAAPSFNADRTEVDLTVDVQPGPLVTVTYAGDPLPKANLDELVPVEREGSVDQDLLEDSARRIEDFLRQQGYWKAQVNPPARREEDGRLSLVFTVSRGDLYRIAPAGVEVTGSRAISPEEIRPLVRMAPGEPFVASRLGAAENAIRQLYRTRGFATAEIASAVNESGPGLVTPVITIKEGPRVLVGGVTLTGNATVAEERLRAVLSLTRDQPYYGPAVIRDRDAIYAFYLDEGYAAAEVSATPVTASVTPDLARADVTFRIVEGPQTIIEHIFVTGNLRTRESIIRRELQFEEGRPLGLAALTESRRRLSALGLFRRIQISAVAHGDPRVRDVVVAVEEAPQTTIGYGGGLQLDRVLKSVNGVPDERYELAPRGFFEVGRRNLGGSNRSLNLYSRLSLRPNQNTDSDNPFGFSEYRLVGTYRQPRALLGYGELTSTAAVEQGVRTGFNFIRKGFNSDVAYRVSPVVRSSARYTFGTTRIVDNVIDEEGEQLTVDRAFPQVRLSTVSAALSRDTRDDPLEPQRGTFLAFDATIAGRAIGSEVGFTKAFLQGFVYRNLGRPNLVFAGGARVGLARAFVRQVTIVDENGTPQVEQVRDLPASERFYTGGESTIRGYALDSVGAPATLTPSGFPRGGDAEIVLNAELRLPIRGAVGGVVFVDGGNVFARASDLDLSQLRGSVGFGARYRSPIGPIRLDMGFKLDRRLIGTALEPRYAVHFSIGQAF from the coding sequence GTGCCGGCGGTGCGTCGGACGCTGGTGGTGCTGGTGCTGATGCTGTCGGGCGCGATCGGCGCGCCAGGCACTCTCGCCGCGCAAGTGGCGGTGGCGGCGTCGGCCTACGTGGGCGAGAACGTGACCGCCGTCACGGTGACGGTCGAAGGGCGCCCGACGATCGAGCCGGGGCTGCTCGGCGGGATCCAGACGGCGGTGGGCCGGCCGCTGGCGATGGCCGACGTACGCGAAACGATCACCCACCTCTTCAGCCTCGGGCGGTTCGCGGACGTCCAGGTCGAAGCGGATCGCGCCGCCACCGGCGGCATCGCGCTGCGGTTCGAGTTGAAGCCGATCCACACCGTGACGCGCGTCGAGTTCCGGGGTGAGCTGGGACTTGGGGAGTCCGCCCTGCGCGGGCACATGAGCGAGCGGTTCGGCGCCGCGCCGCCGCTGACCCGCGCCGCGGATGTCGCCGCGGCGTTGACGCAGCTGTATGCCGATCGTGGATACCTCAGCGCGTCCGTCACGCCGGCGCCGCCCGTCATCCAGCACGATCCGGATCGCGCCACCCTCGTCTTCGACATCGCGTCGGGACCCCGCACGACGATCGCGCGGTCGACGGTGACCGGCCATCCCCTGTCGTCCGCCGCCGACATCCAGTCGCGTCTTCAGATTCGGCCCGGCCAGCCGTACCAGCCGGGAGAGCTGCGCGAGCGGCTGGAGTCGCTGCTGACGTCGATGCGCCGCCGCAGCTACTACGAGGCGACCGCGAGCGTCGCCGCGCCGTCGTTCAACGCCGACCGGACCGAGGTGGACCTCACCGTCGACGTGCAGCCCGGTCCTCTGGTGACGGTGACGTATGCCGGCGATCCGCTGCCCAAGGCGAACCTCGACGAGCTGGTGCCGGTCGAGCGCGAAGGCTCGGTCGACCAGGACCTGCTCGAAGACTCGGCGCGGCGCATCGAGGACTTCCTCCGCCAGCAAGGCTACTGGAAGGCGCAGGTGAATCCGCCGGCGCGCCGCGAAGAGGACGGACGGCTGTCGCTCGTCTTCACGGTGAGCCGCGGCGATCTGTATCGCATCGCGCCGGCGGGGGTCGAGGTCACCGGCAGCCGCGCGATCTCTCCGGAGGAGATCCGGCCGCTGGTACGGATGGCGCCGGGCGAGCCGTTCGTCGCGTCGCGCCTCGGCGCCGCCGAGAACGCCATCCGGCAGCTGTATCGCACGCGCGGCTTCGCGACCGCAGAGATCGCCTCGGCGGTGAACGAGAGCGGACCGGGACTGGTGACGCCGGTCATCACGATCAAGGAAGGGCCGCGCGTGCTCGTCGGCGGCGTCACGCTGACCGGCAACGCCACGGTTGCCGAGGAGCGGCTGCGCGCCGTGCTGTCGCTGACGCGCGATCAGCCCTACTACGGCCCCGCCGTCATCCGCGATCGCGATGCGATCTACGCGTTCTATCTCGACGAGGGCTATGCGGCCGCGGAAGTGAGCGCCACGCCGGTCACCGCCAGCGTCACGCCCGACCTGGCCCGGGCCGACGTCACGTTCAGGATCGTCGAGGGGCCGCAGACGATCATCGAGCACATCTTCGTCACCGGCAATCTGCGCACGCGCGAGAGCATCATCCGGCGCGAGCTGCAGTTCGAGGAGGGGCGGCCGCTCGGCCTGGCGGCGCTGACCGAGAGCCGCCGCCGGTTGAGCGCGCTGGGGCTCTTCCGCCGCATCCAGATCTCCGCCGTCGCGCACGGCGACCCGCGCGTCCGCGACGTGGTCGTCGCCGTCGAAGAGGCGCCGCAGACGACGATCGGCTACGGCGGCGGGCTGCAGCTGGATCGCGTGCTCAAGTCGGTGAACGGCGTGCCCGACGAACGCTACGAGCTGGCGCCGCGCGGCTTCTTCGAAGTGGGGCGGCGGAATCTCGGCGGCAGCAATCGATCGCTGAACCTCTATTCGCGCCTGAGCCTCCGCCCCAACCAGAACACCGACAGCGACAACCCGTTCGGCTTCTCCGAGTACCGGCTCGTCGGCACGTACCGGCAGCCGCGGGCGCTGCTTGGATACGGCGAGCTCACGTCCACCGCCGCGGTCGAGCAGGGCGTGCGCACCGGGTTCAACTTCATCCGCAAGGGCTTCAACAGCGACGTCGCCTACCGCGTGTCTCCGGTGGTGCGCAGCAGCGCCCGCTACACCTTCGGGACGACGAGGATCGTCGACAACGTGATCGACGAGGAAGGGGAACAGCTGACCGTCGATCGCGCGTTCCCGCAGGTGCGCCTGTCGACGGTGTCGGCCGCCCTGTCGCGGGACACGCGGGACGATCCGCTGGAACCGCAGCGCGGCACGTTCCTCGCCTTCGACGCGACGATCGCCGGCCGCGCCATCGGCTCGGAAGTGGGCTTCACCAAGGCGTTCCTGCAGGGATTCGTCTACAGGAACCTGGGCCGGCCCAACCTGGTGTTCGCCGGCGGCGCGCGGGTCGGCCTGGCGCGCGCGTTCGTGCGCCAGGTCACGATCGTCGACGAGAACGGGACGCCGCAGGTCGAGCAGGTGCGCGATCTGCCGGCGAGCGAACGGTTCTACACCGGCGGCGAGTCGACGATCCGCGGCTACGCCCTCGACTCGGTGGGCGCCCCGGCGACGCTGACGCCGAGCGGGTTTCCGCGAGGCGGAGACGCGGAGATCGTGCTGAACGCCGAGCTGCGGCTGCCGATCCGCGGCGCCGTCGGCGGCGTTGTCTTCGTCGACGGCGGCAACGTGTTCGCCCGCGCCTCGGATCTCGATCTGTCGCAGCTGCGCGGCAGCGTCGGCTTCGGCGCGCGCTATCGCTCCCCGATCGGGCCGATCCGGCTCGACATGGGGTTCAAGCTGGATCGCCGCCTGATCGGCACGGCCCTGGAGCCGCGCTACGCGGTCCACTTCTCGATCGGGCAGGCGTTTTAG